ATGAAGAACGAGCGACCTGCGAACGACAGGAAGAAACTCGCAACGAGAAGATAGTGGAGGGTCCTTTCCCGGGCTATATGTTTCAATCCATCCTTAAGGATTTCTCCGTAAGGTTTTGCCTTTCCGTGGCCATAGTTTTCCTCAAGGAAGAGGAGTGCCAACAGGGAAGCGCTTATCCCACAGATGCCGGCCAAGAGTATGGGAAGGTTAAGGGCATAGCGTGAGATGGTTCCAGCAACAAAGCCAGCTACTGTCCCTAAAATACCGTTTATAATCCTCATGCGGCTGAAGACCATGTGAGCCCTCTTTTTATCGCCTTTAATGGCATCATAGAGCCAGGGAGTGAGCGTTCCGCTCATAAAGGCACTTCCAATACCAGCCAGAGCAAATGCCAGGGCTATTATAAAAAAGCTGCTCGAACAGGCGATTATGATAAGAGAGACTCCAAATAGCAAGATACCAACCGCGTAGTTAAGCCTTCGCCCGTACCTGTCAGCCAGACCTCCCGTCGGGAAGTCCGTTATGAATGTAAGGAGAGATGAAACCGACTGAAAAAAGCCGATTTGAGCAAATGAGATTCCCAAACTCCTAAGCCAGATTGTGAGGTACGGGCCCATTAAGTGAGTCATCCACGCCCCTAAGGAGGATACGAGTATGTATCCCTTTTCTGGTGAAATCTTTTTCACTGGTTCTCCCCCCATTTCTTGATATCCTGCCCAGAGACAAAGAGGAAAAAGATAAAGATTTATATCCATTCGTCGATGTCCTCGTCACACCCACCTCCGTTGCATTTTGTATTCACTTCAACTTCTAGTCCATCAATATCTAAAACCAGCCCTTTGATTGTTTTCTTCTTTATCTGCCCTAGCAACTAAATCACCTCGTAGTAAAGGGATCTATATCATTCCATACGGCCCCACACTAACCTACTAATGTGTACGTCGTGGAATACTTTTTCTTTCCCAAGCAACATACAGTACAACAAATCTGGATTCTTGAAGTTTTTGTACAATGAATATATTCTGCCAGCACATGGCTCACACACTTCTTTGAATTTACACACGTTACACTTGGCGGTTCCATACTTCTGGTAATGGAGAAGTTCTGAATCCCCGTTCATCCAGGATACGTATATATCCCTCAAACTTTCGACATAAATATTTCCTAATGAGTGGTGGTGTGTCGACCTAAAATAGTGACACGGATAAACTGTGCCATCAAAATTTATGGCAAGCTGATGAATTAGTGCAGTACAAGTATAATTTGAGTCAGGGTTTGTAGAATCGATATTAAACTGATCTTTGAGTTTGTGTATTTTTAGCATGCTCCTAATCTCGTCTAATTTTTCATCTGGAAAACAAACATTATTCTTTTTTGCTTCACCAACTAGGGAAGGGATAGTTAACAGAAGCTTTGAAACGCCTATTGACTTCAAAAATGAAGCATATTCTTGAATATTGTCAATTATGTCTTTTGTTAGTTGAGTATTAACAGTAACCCTAATACCAGCATCTACAAGGAGTTTTATCCCAGATATTGTTCTTTCAAAGGTTCCTTTACCTCTAATTTTTTCGTGCATCTCTTTTAGTCCTTCAAGACTAACTTGAACTCCATTTATGTTGCACTCTTTCAAAACACTTACTATGTCTTCGTTCAATGTCGTTGCATTGGTAAATATTGTTATCTTAAACTCTAATTTGTTAGCAAGATTAAGAATTTCTGGAAATTTTGGATGGAGGGTAGGCTCTCCTCCAGTCAACGTTACATGATGTGCGCCAAGATCCCTAGCATCTGTGAGGACTTCTTCAATTTTCCCAAAAGGCAATGTAATCTTTGCGTTTTTCAAGTCTTCCAGATAGCAATGTTTACATTTTAAATTACATGACGATGTTATTGAGATGTCAACACTCCGTAGACCTAACCTCGCCTCCATCAAACTCCCCCCACGTTTATTCCAAATAGATTAAAAATATAATAAAAATCAAAACATCAGATCTTTGCAGTATCCCTCATCTCCATTAACTTTTGTGTTTATTTCAACGTCGAACTCCTCATCAATCTCTAAAGCTAAAATCTTAGTTTTTTGTTTGTTCTCCACTTTCTCCACCCCCACTTTCTTTGCCTCATCGTTATCTCGGCATGTTATCCTAAGTACGTAGTATTATTTAAGTATTTTGTAAACTTAAGGTTTGTGATTTAAAGTTATTAAATTTCTAAAAAAAAAAGTAATCCATAAAAAGCTCCTTTTCACAAATTCGGAATTTTTAAACAAATAAAATTTTAAGAAGTAATCAAGAGATTGTAAATCATGTAACAACCTTCTCAAGCTCATCTAACTCAATCGCGCGCTTTATCTCAAGGGCAACCCTCCTTCCCGTGCTCATCGGCTTCCTCCAGAGGGAATTCCCATAGGGGTGACCCATCGCCATGTGGATGTTGGTTCCGCCGCCGGTTCTCGGGGCGACGTCGTAGATGTAGAAGTTGAGGTCCTTGTCCACCGCAGTTTGCAGGGTGAAGGGGCCGATGATTCCCGGGGAGTAGTACTCCCGGGTGGCCTCCACATAGCGCTCGGCCATGTCGAAGACCTTCTCAAGGAGGGACTCGCGGAGCGTTGAGGATGCGTGGCCGCAGACGGTGTATTCCGGCTCGAACTGCCACTCGGGCAGGGCTAACTGCTGTGCCGCTGGAAGGCGAACGTGGCCGTCCAGGCTGGTCTCAAAGCGCCAGTCAATGCCCAAAAGCTCTATCTCCTCATCAATCGGCGAGTAGAAGAAGTCGAAGTTGAACACCGGGCCAATGATGTAGCGCTCAATTCTCGCTTTGGCGAGGTCTTCCTCGGTGATTACGCCGAGCTTGATGAGCTTCTCTGCCTTCTCGCGGAATTCTTTGTAGCTTGCCGCCGTGAAGAAGCCGCGCTCAAGCCTCTTCTTGGCATGGGGAAGCTTGACGATGACGAGGCCGACCTCGTCAATCTCTTCTGGTTTAACAGGTTCAGGATAAGGGAGCCCGGCCCTCTCAAGGAGCCAGTAGTAGCTCCTCCCCTCGCTTCTCTCCTCGCTTCTGAGGAGATTTCTGCTGCCGAAGAGTGGAACTTTGAAGTCGTTCTCAACCCTGTCGATGCCGGTGTAGACCACGAAGGAGCGGTTTGGCACGAAGATGACGTTCCTTTTGACCAGCTCCTCCTGAACGTCAATTATCTGAGCGAACTTCTCAAGAACCATGACCTCGTCGATGAAGCCCTTTGTCAGGCCACCCCTCGTCTTCCTAAGCTTGAAGTACTCGGCGTAGGTCCTGTGCCTGCCCCTCTGGGCGACGACGAGAACCGGAAGGCCTTCCTCCCTTACCCCGTCGGCTATGTCTAAGGCCGAATGGCTCCCGATGACTCCAACGGTTATCTTCTCCGGGTCGTAGCTTTCAAGAACGCCCAAAATCTCCTCACGGCTTATCATTCCAACCACCTCAGCATGAATTCGGCTCGAACTCCCTTCCAAACTCCCTCATGGTGCGTACCCTCTTCTCAACGCTCTCTCTCGTGCCGACGTCTCTGCGATAAAACAGCTCACCCCTAACGTGGGGGACGGCTTTCTCGGCTATCCTCTCCGCCTCTTCGAGAGTGTCGGCGATTCCAACGACCGCTATGGCACGGGAACCGAGGAGCGTGAAGCTCTCATCGATCGAGGCGTAGTAGAGCCTTGCCCCGGCATCTTCCACCGCTTTTTCATCGACCTCGACCTTTACACCCCTAACCGGGCTAAGGGGGTAGCCCCTTGGAGCGAGGTACTTGACGACTGTGGCTTTGTTCTCAAACTCCGCCTTTCCGAGGTTGCCGTCAACGATCCCCTCGGCAATATCAAGCAGGCTCGTCTTAAGGAGCGGGAGGACGTTCATTGCCTCCGGGTCGCCAAAGCGGGCATTGTACTCGATTATAACCGGGCCATCTTTGGAGAGCATGAACTGGCCGTATAGGATTCCCCTGTACGGTGTTCCGTTCTTCCGCATGGCTTCAACGGTCGCCTTCAGGGTTTCAAGGGCCTTTTCGTAGTCTTCCCTCGGAACGAAGGGGAGTAGGTGGCTGGAACATGAGTAGCTCCCCATGCCGCCGGTGATGGGACCTTTATCGTCCTCGTAGGCGTGGGGATAGTCCTGGGCAAGGGGCATGGGGATTACCCTCTTCCCGTCCGTGAAGACCTGGAAGGTGAACTCAACGCCCTCGGTTCTTTCCTCAATTAGGACTTTTCCATCTTTTCTAATCAGCTCCTCGGCGTAGGCCTTGGCTTCCCCGTTGTCCCTCAGCTGATGGCCGACCACCTTAACGCCCTTCCCGCCGGTGAGCCCGAGGGGTTTCACGACGACCGGCCTTCCGAAGTCGTCCATCCAGGAGCGCATCCCAGAAATATCATCAAAGACGCGGAAGAGCTTCCTGCCGGGAATTTCATACCTCTCCATGAGGGAGCGGGCGAAGGCCTTGTTGGTCTCAAGCTGAGCGGCTTCTTTAGTCGGTCCAACCGCAGGAATACCCTTCTCCTCGAAGGCATTTACGATTCCCTTCTCCAGGGGTGACTCAGGCCCTATGAACGCGATGTCAATTCCCCACTTCTCTGCAAACTCAAGAACTTTGGGAACATCAGTTTCCTTCGCGAGGCCATACTCCTTCGCCAGCCTGACCAGTCCAGGATTCCTGTGCTTCGAAACGACGTACAGCTCGGCGCCGCTCCTCACGAGCGCCTCACCGATGGCGTTCTCCCTACCGCCGCCTCCAACGAGCAGAACCCTCATGAGCTTCACCATTTATTTGTCAAAAACTTGAGTTTTTAAGCTTTGTTTTTACATTAAAATGACAAAATTTATAAAGGTCAAGATGAACTCAATCCGGTGAAGCCCATGAAGGTGCTCGTGGTAATGGGAAGCAAGAGCGACTCCCATATAGCCGAGAAGGTTACCGGGGTTCTCGACGAGTTCGGCGTTGACTACGACGTTGAGGTCGCCTCAGCCCACAGAAACCCGAAAAAGGTTGAGGAGCTTGCCAATAAAGACTACGAGGTTTTCATAGCCATCGCCGGACTGAGTGCTGCACTACCCGGGGTTATAGCGGCCCACACGGTCAAGCCCGTCATCGGAGTTCCTGTTTCGGCCAAGCTTGACGGTCTCGATGCCCTCCTGAGCATAGCCCAGCTCCCTCCAGGTGTTCCAGTTGCCACCGTTGGTATAGACAACGGCAAAAACGCCGCACTGCTTGCAGTGGAAATCCTCGCGGTAAAGGATGAAAAACTGAGGGAGAAGCTCGAAGAGTACAGGAAAAGGATGCGGGCATAAGCCCGCATCAGGACAATCTCTTATTCAATCCTCACTTTATTTTAGAAACATCTGATTTAAGCACACATTTTGGAACATTTTAGCATTTTTAAGTCTTTTCTTTTTCCGTCGAACTGTAACAAGGTGTTAATCAAATCAGGTGTTTTCTCCTCTCGTAGTCCTGGGAGTGCCACTCTGAACTCCTGGTTCTAAGCTCAACCGTGTGTGCAACCATCTCGGCACGTTTCTTAGCTTCAACAACGTTCCTCCCCCATGCGAGCACAACCCCGAGCCTTCTGCCCGGATACGCCTCCGGCTTTCCAAAGAGCCTCAAAGTTGCGTTCGGTACGCTTAAAGCCTTGACCAGCCCGCGGAACCGTGGGGAGTAACCGGAGACGTTGGCCTTGATGACGTGAGTTGCCGCCGGCGTTAGGATTGGGAACAGGCGGTACCCACCGACCCACTCTCCGGGAATGGGAAGTCCCAAAACCGCCCTGAGGTGAAGCCCGAACTCGGAGAAGCCCGTTGGATGGGAGGCTAAAGTCACCATGCCCGTGTCGTGGGGCCTCGGCGAGACCTCGTTGGCGTAAACCTTATCTCCCTTCACGAACATCTCGACGCCGAACAGTCCGAGGCCGCCGAGGACGTCGGTTATGAGCTTCGCTATGCGGTAAACCTCGCGCTCGGCCTTTTCGCTTATCTCCGCCGGCTGCCAGCTCGCGTGGTAGTCGCCGTCAATCTGGTAGTGGCCAACCGGCTTCGGAAAGGTCGTGACTACCTCACCGTCCTCATCGTAGTGTCTGACAGCTAACTCGGTTATCTCGACGTCGAAGTCTATGTGCTCCTCGACTATGATTTTCTCCGCGCTGCCGCGGGCCTTCTTCTTAGCGACTTCCCACGCCTTCGGAATATCCTCCGGCCCCTTAACGAAGTAGGAACCCTTTCCCGAGGAGCTCATTATGGCCTTGGTGTGGCAGGGGTAGCCTATCCTCTCGCAGGCATCGTAGAGTTCGTCGAGAGTAGTTGCATACGCGTATCTCGACGTTGGAACCTTGGCTTCCTTCGCGAGGGTTTCCCTCGTCCTCTCCCTGTGCATGGCTATCCAGGTTGCTTTCGCGTTTGGAACCACGAAGTAGCCGTCCTTCTCCAGCTCGAAGAGGGCATCGAGGTTAATCGCCTCAATCTCGGGGATTATCGCGTCCGGCTTTTCCCTCTCGACAACCGAGAAGAGGAAGTCCGCGTTTCTCATGTTACCGACGTAGGAGCGATGGGCGACCTGCATCGCAGGGGCGTTTGCGTAGCGGTCAACCGCTACGACCTCAACTCCCAGCCTCTGGGCTTCAATCGCTATCTCCTTTCCCAGCTCGCCGCTTCCGAGGAGCACTATCTTCTGGGCAGAATCCGTCATAGCGGTTCCGAGCTCATTCCGGGGCTTGATCATGACCATCACCTCAAATTTTGACGTTAAAATGTTAAAAATCCATTATATTTAAGCCTTTTTAAGCATAAATATGACAAAGCTTTTAAGCCCTCGATGGAACTCTCACCGGTGATGCTCATGCTAACCTACGCTCAGGCCGGAGTCGATGACGAGAAAACCGCGAGGGCCCTCAGGGGAATCATCGGGCTCGCGAAGAAGACCTTCGAGTTCAGGAGGGGTAAAACCGGTGAGCCGAGTGGAATAGGCCACTACGCTGCGCTTATGGACTTCGGCGAATTCTACATAGCCATGACAACCGACGGGGTTGGGACGAAGGTGCTCGTAGCTGAGGCCGTCGGAAAGTTCGACACAATAGGGATAGACATGATAGCGATGAACGTGAACGACCTGCTCTGCGTTGGTGCCGAGCCGGTGGCGCTCGTCGACTATCTCGCCGTGAAGGAGCCGGACGAGAAAATCTTTGCCGAGATAGCCAAGGGGCTCTACGAGGGGGCGAGGCAGGCGGGGATAGCGATAGTCGGGGGAGAAACCGCTGTGATGCCCGACCTGATAAACGGCCTCGATTTGGCAGGAACGGCCATAGGTACTGTCCGGAAGGGAGAGGTAATAACCGGTGAGGAGATAAAGCCAGGCGATGCCGTCATCGGAATCGCCAGCTCGGGAATACACTCCAACGGTCTGACACTGGCGAGAAAGCTCCTCATCCCGAAGTACGGCCTCGACTACGATTATGAAGGCAAAAAGCTCTGGGAGTGGCTTTTGGAACCGACGAGGATTTACGTTAGGGCCGTCTTGGAGCTCATCGAGAGCGTTGAGGTTCACGGATTGGCACACATAACCGGCGGTGGTCTGACCAACCTCAAGCGCCTCACCAGCCACGGTTTTTCCCTTAAGATGCCACCAATCGGAGGAATATTCAAGCTCATCCACGAGAACGGCGTTCCTCTGGAGGAGATGTTCAGGGTTTTTAACATGGGGGTCGGCCTCATAGCGATAGTCGCGCAGGGAGAGAGGGAAACGGCCCTGGAAATCCTCAACAAGCACTTCGAGAGCTTCGAGCTCGGCACCGTCACGGAAAAAGAGGGGATAGTCGTGAAGAACTACGGGATAAGGCTTTAAGCCCCCCTCCAAACTTTTCTTGGTGGTCGCATGGAGCTCACGGTAAAGAGGAAGGCTTTCCTTGAGAACCTGCCGGGGCTGGTGGAAAGGGCCGTAAGCGAATACGGAATCCGGCTGAGGAAAATAGTGATAGAAGAAGACGAAAAGGGCTGCTACACGGTTCTTATAACCTACGAGAGCGAACTGCCCGTAAGGCGCTCGTAGAGCTCCTCGTAAGCTTTAACGAGGTCGCCTTTATCAAACCTGAAGACATCCTTGTCGAGGCTCTTCTTTGTCTCGGCGTCCCAGAAGCGGCAGGTGTCCGGGCTTATCTCGTCGCCGAGGATTATTTCACCCCTCTCGTTCTTTCCAAACTCCAGCTTGAAGTCGACCAGGATTACTCCGCGCTCGGCAAAGTACTCTCTAAGGATTTCGTTCACCTTGAGGGCTATGCGCTCCATCTCCCTTATCTCGCCCTCGCTTATCCCGAGAACTCTGGCATGGTGATGGTTTATCATGGGATCGCCGCGGCTGTCGTCCTTGTAGTAGAGCTCGACTATCGGCTCTTTTAATTCGGTTCCCTCCTCAAGGGGAAGGCGCTTCTTCAGGCTCCCGGCAACGACGTTTCTAACCACGACCTCGATGGGGTACATCTTCAAGCGCTCAACGATGAGCCTGTTGTCGCCGGCGACCCCTATGAAGTGCGTCTTAACACCCCTCTCCTCAAGGACTTTGAAAAGAACCGCGCTTATCTGGGCATTGAGCCAGCCCTTGCCCCTAAACTGGCCCTTCTTCTTACCGTCGAAGGCCGTTGCATCGTCCTTGAACTCCATAATGGCCTTTCCATCGTCGAGAGGGATAACCTTCTTGGCCTTACCTTCGTAAACCTGCATGGGCTTCACCATTTTTGTGTAAAATCATTCCATATTTAAGGCTTGTTTTAGCATGTAAATGTCAATCAATGGGCAAAGCTTTTAAACACAAAAGGGCTAAAATACGGCGTCGAAACTCATATTTATTAACATGTTTAAGTCAAAAATTGGCGGGATTCCTCATGAGGGAGAAGTGCGGCGTCTTTGCAGCTGTTGCCGAGAACGCCCCCAAGAAAGCCTACTACGCACTCATAGCCCTACAGCACAGGGGACAGGAGAGCGCGGGGATAAGTGCCTGGAGGCACAGGATAAAAACCGTGGCCGGCCGAGGGCTCGTTTCGGAGGTCTTCAGGAACGGCGAGATAGCGAAGCTGAGATCCAAGATGGTAATAGCCCACGTCCGGTATTCCACCTCCGGCTCCCTCACGGAAACCCAGCCGCTGGAAACCGGCTGCTGCGGAAGGACAATAGCGATAGCCCACAACGGAACCCTCACAAATTTCCTTCCCCTCCGGCGGCACTACGAACGGCTGGGAGTTAAGTTCAGACACTCGGTGGATTCTGAGCTGCTGGGTATCTCTTTTCTCTGGCATCTAAAAGAGACGGGAGATGAGTTTGAGGCTATGAAGGCTGTCTTTGAGGAGGTCAAAGGGGCATACTCCATGGCCCTTCTCTTCGACGGGAAGATACTCGTCGCCAGGGATCCGGTCGGCTTTAGGCCATTAAGCTACGGGAGTGGAGACGGCCACTATTTCGCCTCGGAGGATTCCGCGCTGAGGCTCTTCGTGGAGGAGGTGAGGGACGTCAGGCCGGGGGAGGTCTTCCTCCTCTCGGAGGATGAAATCGAAAGCAGGGTCGTGGCGACGGGGGAGCGCCGCGGTTGCGTATTTGAGTACATATACTTCGCCCGTCCGGACAGCACTATAGACGGCGTTAACGTCTATACCGCAAGGGTCAGGATGGGGGAGGAACTGGCAAAGGAGAGCCCGGCCGACGGAGACGTCGTCATAGCCGTGCCGGATTCGGGGAGGGCTTCAGCTTTGGGCTTCTCCAGGATCAGCGGGGTTCCCTACTCGGAGGGCCTCATAAAGAACCGCTACATAGGGAGGACGTTCATAACCCCCGGGCAGTTCTACCGCGAGCTGAAGGTTAAGCTCAAGCTCTCGCCGGTGAGGGGGGTAATAGAGGGCAAGAGCGTCGTTCTTGTTGATGACTCAATCGTCAGGGGGACCACCATGAAGCGCATCGTGGCAATGCTTAGAAGGGCTGGCGCGAGGGAGGTGCACGTGAGGATTGCCTCACCTCCGATAAGGTACCCGTGCTACATGGGGGTGGACATTCCTACGAGGCACGAACTCATAGCGGCATTTGGAAGCGTTGAGAAGGTGAGGGAATCCATAGGGGCCGACAGCCTGGCTTACCTCAGCGTCGATGGGCTGAAAAAGGCCGTTGGGAGGAGGGACCTCTGTCTGGCATGCCTAACCGGGGAGTATCCGGAGTGGGCGTTTAGGTTTTAGAATATATCTCCTTCAGGGCCTCCACAACTTTATCACTGAAGTACACGCCTTTACGCCTTAGCTTTCCGATTAATGAATCAAGATCCTCATCTAGAATTCCCTTTTTCTTGGCCATGAAGAGAACCGCGAGACTTCCGGCAACTTTAAGGCCAAGGGACTTCGCTATTATCCTCGGAATCTTCTCGTCAAGGAGCAGAAGAGAAGCGTTTAGCTCCCTTGCAAGCACTATG
This window of the Thermococcus thermotolerans genome carries:
- a CDS encoding MFS transporter encodes the protein MKKISPEKGYILVSSLGAWMTHLMGPYLTIWLRSLGISFAQIGFFQSVSSLLTFITDFPTGGLADRYGRRLNYAVGILLFGVSLIIIACSSSFFIIALAFALAGIGSAFMSGTLTPWLYDAIKGDKKRAHMVFSRMRIINGILGTVAGFVAGTISRYALNLPILLAGICGISASLLALLFLEENYGHGKAKPYGEILKDGLKHIARERTLHYLLVASFFLSFAGRSFFMFWMVLAKEAGLRESSIGYVYPLLILSTSFGGFVSLRLSRFMDHRKILAITTPLMGLLIIAMGIVKGLLSLLALITLFEIIIAIRAPAMITFRNELIPSPIRSTVTSALSTIGGMFSMLANIAVGLIADIFGLGGAYVVSGILALFASLFLMMAIKHS
- the purM gene encoding phosphoribosylformylglycinamidine cyclo-ligase, encoding MLTYAQAGVDDEKTARALRGIIGLAKKTFEFRRGKTGEPSGIGHYAALMDFGEFYIAMTTDGVGTKVLVAEAVGKFDTIGIDMIAMNVNDLLCVGAEPVALVDYLAVKEPDEKIFAEIAKGLYEGARQAGIAIVGGETAVMPDLINGLDLAGTAIGTVRKGEVITGEEIKPGDAVIGIASSGIHSNGLTLARKLLIPKYGLDYDYEGKKLWEWLLEPTRIYVRAVLELIESVEVHGLAHITGGGLTNLKRLTSHGFSLKMPPIGGIFKLIHENGVPLEEMFRVFNMGVGLIAIVAQGERETALEILNKHFESFELGTVTEKEGIVVKNYGIRL
- the purC gene encoding phosphoribosylaminoimidazolesuccinocarboxamide synthase, which gives rise to MQVYEGKAKKVIPLDDGKAIMEFKDDATAFDGKKKGQFRGKGWLNAQISAVLFKVLEERGVKTHFIGVAGDNRLIVERLKMYPIEVVVRNVVAGSLKKRLPLEEGTELKEPIVELYYKDDSRGDPMINHHHARVLGISEGEIREMERIALKVNEILREYFAERGVILVDFKLEFGKNERGEIILGDEISPDTCRFWDAETKKSLDKDVFRFDKGDLVKAYEELYERLTGSSLS
- the purT gene encoding phosphoribosylglycinamide formyltransferase 2; this encodes MIKPRNELGTAMTDSAQKIVLLGSGELGKEIAIEAQRLGVEVVAVDRYANAPAMQVAHRSYVGNMRNADFLFSVVEREKPDAIIPEIEAINLDALFELEKDGYFVVPNAKATWIAMHRERTRETLAKEAKVPTSRYAYATTLDELYDACERIGYPCHTKAIMSSSGKGSYFVKGPEDIPKAWEVAKKKARGSAEKIIVEEHIDFDVEITELAVRHYDEDGEVVTTFPKPVGHYQIDGDYHASWQPAEISEKAEREVYRIAKLITDVLGGLGLFGVEMFVKGDKVYANEVSPRPHDTGMVTLASHPTGFSEFGLHLRAVLGLPIPGEWVGGYRLFPILTPAATHVIKANVSGYSPRFRGLVKALSVPNATLRLFGKPEAYPGRRLGVVLAWGRNVVEAKKRAEMVAHTVELRTRSSEWHSQDYERRKHLI
- a CDS encoding formate--phosphoribosylaminoimidazolecarboxamide ligase family protein: MISREEILGVLESYDPEKITVGVIGSHSALDIADGVREEGLPVLVVAQRGRHRTYAEYFKLRKTRGGLTKGFIDEVMVLEKFAQIIDVQEELVKRNVIFVPNRSFVVYTGIDRVENDFKVPLFGSRNLLRSEERSEGRSYYWLLERAGLPYPEPVKPEEIDEVGLVIVKLPHAKKRLERGFFTAASYKEFREKAEKLIKLGVITEEDLAKARIERYIIGPVFNFDFFYSPIDEEIELLGIDWRFETSLDGHVRLPAAQQLALPEWQFEPEYTVCGHASSTLRESLLEKVFDMAERYVEATREYYSPGIIGPFTLQTAVDKDLNFYIYDVAPRTGGGTNIHMAMGHPYGNSLWRKPMSTGRRVALEIKRAIELDELEKVVT
- a CDS encoding radical SAM/SPASM domain-containing protein produces the protein MEARLGLRSVDISITSSCNLKCKHCYLEDLKNAKITLPFGKIEEVLTDARDLGAHHVTLTGGEPTLHPKFPEILNLANKLEFKITIFTNATTLNEDIVSVLKECNINGVQVSLEGLKEMHEKIRGKGTFERTISGIKLLVDAGIRVTVNTQLTKDIIDNIQEYASFLKSIGVSKLLLTIPSLVGEAKKNNVCFPDEKLDEIRSMLKIHKLKDQFNIDSTNPDSNYTCTALIHQLAINFDGTVYPCHYFRSTHHHSLGNIYVESLRDIYVSWMNGDSELLHYQKYGTAKCNVCKFKEVCEPCAGRIYSLYKNFKNPDLLYCMLLGKEKVFHDVHISRLVWGRME
- the purE gene encoding 5-(carboxyamino)imidazole ribonucleotide mutase; protein product: MKVLVVMGSKSDSHIAEKVTGVLDEFGVDYDVEVASAHRNPKKVEELANKDYEVFIAIAGLSAALPGVIAAHTVKPVIGVPVSAKLDGLDALLSIAQLPPGVPVATVGIDNGKNAALLAVEILAVKDEKLREKLEEYRKRMRA
- the purF gene encoding amidophosphoribosyltransferase, whose product is MREKCGVFAAVAENAPKKAYYALIALQHRGQESAGISAWRHRIKTVAGRGLVSEVFRNGEIAKLRSKMVIAHVRYSTSGSLTETQPLETGCCGRTIAIAHNGTLTNFLPLRRHYERLGVKFRHSVDSELLGISFLWHLKETGDEFEAMKAVFEEVKGAYSMALLFDGKILVARDPVGFRPLSYGSGDGHYFASEDSALRLFVEEVRDVRPGEVFLLSEDEIESRVVATGERRGCVFEYIYFARPDSTIDGVNVYTARVRMGEELAKESPADGDVVIAVPDSGRASALGFSRISGVPYSEGLIKNRYIGRTFITPGQFYRELKVKLKLSPVRGVIEGKSVVLVDDSIVRGTTMKRIVAMLRRAGAREVHVRIASPPIRYPCYMGVDIPTRHELIAAFGSVEKVRESIGADSLAYLSVDGLKKAVGRRDLCLACLTGEYPEWAFRF
- the purD gene encoding phosphoribosylamine--glycine ligase, which translates into the protein MRVLLVGGGGRENAIGEALVRSGAELYVVSKHRNPGLVRLAKEYGLAKETDVPKVLEFAEKWGIDIAFIGPESPLEKGIVNAFEEKGIPAVGPTKEAAQLETNKAFARSLMERYEIPGRKLFRVFDDISGMRSWMDDFGRPVVVKPLGLTGGKGVKVVGHQLRDNGEAKAYAEELIRKDGKVLIEERTEGVEFTFQVFTDGKRVIPMPLAQDYPHAYEDDKGPITGGMGSYSCSSHLLPFVPREDYEKALETLKATVEAMRKNGTPYRGILYGQFMLSKDGPVIIEYNARFGDPEAMNVLPLLKTSLLDIAEGIVDGNLGKAEFENKATVVKYLAPRGYPLSPVRGVKVEVDEKAVEDAGARLYYASIDESFTLLGSRAIAVVGIADTLEEAERIAEKAVPHVRGELFYRRDVGTRESVEKRVRTMREFGREFEPNSC